The following are from one region of the Bradyrhizobium septentrionale genome:
- the carB gene encoding carbamoyl-phosphate synthase large subunit: MPKRTDISTILIIGAGPIVIGQACEFDYSGTQAVKALKEEGYRVVLVNSNPATIMTDPELADATYIEPITPEIVGKIIEKERHVIPGGFALLPTMGGQTALNCALSLRRQGTLEKFDVEMIGATADAIDKAEDRQLFREAMTKIGLETPKSRLANASALKKSYRDKYHAEREKLSGAALEELERQWTLGENDRRKRYQEHAFGEALMALSEIGLPAIIRPSFTMGGTGGGIAYNKEEFLDIIERGLDASPTNEVLIEESVLGWKEYEMEVVRDKKDNCIIICSIENLDPMGVHTGDSITIAPALTLTDKEYQVMRDASLAVLREIGVETGGSNVQFGINPVDGRMVVIEMNPRVSRSSALASKATGFPIAKVAAKLAVGYTLDEIANDITGGATPASFEPTIDYVVTKIPRFAFEKFPGASSTLTTSMKSVGEVMAIGRTFQESLQKALRGLETGLTGLDEIEIEGLGRGDDKNAIRAALGTPTPNRILQVAQAMRLGWTDEEIFNSCKIDPWFLAEMRAIVEMEDKVRRNGLPANAFAMRMLKAMGFSDARLAVLTQSTEADVTAKRHALGVRPVFKRIDTCAAEFASPTAYMYSTYERPFAGELADESAPSDRKKVIILGGGPNRIGQGIEFDYCCCHACFALEDAGYETIMVNCNPETVSTDYDTANRLYFEPLTGEDVLEIIATERKNGTLHGVIVQFGGQTPLKLARALEAAEVPILGTSPDAIDLAEDRDRFKRVLDKLRLKQPKNGIAYSVEQARLVAADLDLPLVVRPSYVLGGRAMQIIREETQLNDYLLGTLPELVPADVKARYPNDKTGQINTVLGKNPLLFDRYLSDATEVDVDCLSDGKDTFIVGIMEHIEEAGIHSGDSACSLPPHSLDAKTIEELERQTRELALGLDVVGLMNVQYAIKDGEIYVLEVNPRASRTVPFVAKVIGMPVAKIAARIMAGEKLADFKLKKKELGHVGVKESVFPFARFPGVDTVLGPEMRSTGEVMGIDRSFEVAFAKSQLGGGTRVPRQGTVFVSVRGDDKMRIADAVRLLHSLGFKVMATSGTQRYLSDNGVPTEKVNKVLEGRPHIVDAITNGDVQLVFNTTEGPQALADSRSLRRAALLHKVPYYTTLSGAVAAARGIRAYRDGDLEVRTLQSYFSES, encoded by the coding sequence ATGCCCAAAAGAACCGACATCTCCACCATCCTGATCATCGGCGCCGGTCCCATCGTGATCGGCCAGGCCTGCGAATTCGACTACTCCGGCACGCAGGCGGTGAAGGCTCTGAAGGAGGAGGGTTACCGCGTCGTCCTCGTCAATTCCAATCCGGCCACCATCATGACCGATCCGGAACTGGCGGACGCCACCTATATCGAACCGATCACGCCCGAAATCGTCGGCAAGATCATCGAAAAGGAACGCCACGTCATTCCCGGCGGCTTCGCGCTGCTGCCGACCATGGGCGGCCAGACCGCATTGAACTGTGCGCTGAGCCTGCGGCGCCAGGGCACGCTTGAAAAATTCGACGTCGAGATGATCGGCGCAACCGCCGATGCGATCGACAAGGCCGAGGACCGCCAGCTGTTCCGCGAGGCCATGACCAAGATCGGGCTGGAGACGCCAAAATCGCGGCTCGCCAACGCCTCGGCGCTGAAGAAGTCCTACCGCGACAAATACCACGCCGAGCGGGAGAAACTGTCCGGCGCGGCGCTGGAAGAACTCGAGCGACAGTGGACGCTTGGCGAGAACGACCGCCGCAAACGCTACCAGGAGCACGCGTTCGGCGAGGCGCTGATGGCGCTGTCGGAGATCGGTTTGCCCGCGATCATCCGGCCCTCTTTCACGATGGGCGGCACCGGCGGCGGCATTGCCTACAACAAGGAAGAGTTCCTCGACATCATCGAGCGCGGGCTCGACGCCTCGCCGACCAACGAGGTGCTGATCGAGGAAAGCGTGCTCGGCTGGAAAGAGTACGAGATGGAGGTGGTGCGCGATAAAAAGGACAATTGCATCATCATCTGCTCGATCGAGAATCTCGATCCGATGGGCGTGCATACCGGCGATTCCATCACCATCGCGCCGGCCCTGACGTTGACCGACAAGGAATACCAGGTCATGCGCGACGCCTCGCTGGCGGTGCTGCGCGAGATCGGGGTCGAGACCGGCGGTTCCAACGTGCAGTTTGGCATCAACCCCGTCGACGGCCGGATGGTCGTGATCGAGATGAATCCGCGCGTGTCGCGCTCGTCGGCGCTGGCTTCGAAAGCCACCGGCTTCCCGATCGCCAAGGTCGCGGCCAAGCTCGCGGTCGGCTACACGCTCGACGAAATCGCCAACGACATCACCGGCGGCGCCACCCCCGCGTCGTTCGAGCCGACCATCGATTACGTCGTCACAAAAATTCCGCGCTTTGCGTTCGAGAAATTCCCCGGCGCCTCCTCCACGCTGACCACCTCGATGAAGTCGGTCGGCGAGGTGATGGCGATCGGCCGCACCTTCCAGGAAAGCCTGCAGAAGGCCCTGCGCGGGCTCGAGACCGGCCTGACCGGCCTCGACGAAATCGAGATCGAGGGGCTCGGCCGCGGCGACGACAAGAACGCGATCCGCGCGGCGCTGGGCACGCCGACGCCGAACCGCATCCTGCAGGTCGCGCAGGCGATGCGGCTCGGCTGGACCGACGAGGAGATCTTCAACTCCTGCAAGATCGACCCCTGGTTCCTCGCGGAGATGCGCGCCATCGTCGAGATGGAGGACAAGGTCCGCCGCAACGGCCTGCCGGCGAACGCGTTCGCGATGCGGATGCTGAAGGCGATGGGCTTTTCCGATGCGCGGCTCGCCGTGCTCACGCAAAGCACCGAAGCCGACGTCACCGCCAAGCGCCACGCGCTCGGGGTGCGCCCGGTGTTCAAGCGCATCGACACCTGCGCGGCGGAGTTCGCTTCGCCGACCGCCTACATGTATTCGACCTATGAGCGGCCGTTCGCGGGCGAGCTTGCCGACGAGAGCGCGCCGTCGGACCGCAAGAAGGTGATCATTCTCGGCGGCGGGCCGAACCGCATCGGCCAGGGCATCGAGTTCGACTATTGCTGCTGCCACGCCTGCTTCGCGCTCGAGGACGCCGGCTACGAGACCATCATGGTCAACTGCAATCCGGAGACGGTGTCGACCGACTACGACACCGCCAATCGGCTCTATTTCGAGCCGCTCACCGGGGAAGACGTGCTGGAGATCATCGCGACCGAGCGCAAGAACGGCACGCTGCACGGCGTGATCGTGCAGTTCGGCGGCCAGACCCCGCTGAAGCTTGCCCGTGCGCTGGAAGCCGCCGAAGTGCCGATCCTCGGCACCTCGCCTGACGCGATCGACCTCGCCGAGGACCGCGACCGCTTCAAGCGCGTGCTCGACAAGCTGCGCCTCAAGCAGCCGAAGAATGGCATCGCCTATTCGGTCGAGCAGGCCCGCCTGGTGGCCGCCGATCTCGACCTGCCGCTGGTGGTGCGTCCGTCCTACGTGCTCGGCGGCCGCGCGATGCAGATCATCCGCGAGGAGACCCAGCTCAACGACTACCTGCTGGGAACGCTGCCTGAGCTGGTGCCCGCCGACGTCAAGGCGCGCTACCCGAACGACAAGACCGGGCAGATCAACACCGTGCTCGGCAAGAACCCGCTGCTGTTCGACCGCTATCTGTCGGACGCGACCGAAGTCGACGTCGACTGCCTCTCCGACGGCAAGGACACCTTCATCGTCGGCATCATGGAGCACATTGAGGAAGCCGGCATTCACTCCGGCGATTCCGCCTGCTCGCTGCCGCCGCATTCGCTCGATGCGAAGACCATCGAGGAGCTGGAGCGGCAGACCCGCGAGCTCGCGCTGGGCCTCGACGTAGTCGGCCTGATGAACGTGCAATACGCCATCAAGGACGGCGAGATCTACGTGCTCGAGGTCAACCCGCGCGCATCCCGCACGGTGCCGTTCGTCGCCAAGGTGATCGGCATGCCGGTCGCCAAGATCGCGGCGCGGATCATGGCCGGCGAAAAGCTCGCCGACTTCAAGCTGAAGAAGAAGGAGCTCGGCCATGTCGGCGTGAAGGAATCGGTGTTCCCGTTCGCGCGCTTCCCCGGCGTCGACACCGTGCTCGGACCGGAGATGCGCTCGACCGGCGAGGTGATGGGCATCGACCGCTCCTTCGAGGTCGCATTCGCAAAGAGCCAGCTCGGCGGCGGCACGCGCGTGCCGCGGCAGGGCACGGTGTTTGTTTCTGTGCGTGGCGACGACAAGATGCGGATCGCGGATGCGGTGCGGCTGCTGCACTCGCTCGGCTTCAAGGTGATGGCAACCTCGGGCACGCAGCGCTACCTCAGCGACAACGGCGTGCCGACGGAAAAGGTGAACAAGGTGCTCGAGGGCCGGCCGCACATCGTCGACGCCATCACCAATGGCGACGTCCAGCTGGTCTTCAATACCACCGAAGGTCCGCAGGCGCTGGCCGACAGCCGTTCGCTGCGGCGGGCTGCCCTCTTGCATAAAGTGCCATATTACACCACTCTTTCAGGCGCGGTGGCGGCCGCACGGGGGATCCGGGCCTATCGGGACGGGGACCTTGAGGTCCGCACGCTTCAGAGTTACTTTTCCGAAAGCTGA
- a CDS encoding class I SAM-dependent methyltransferase → MDEWIDYYDSTHTIYASRLHRDLHFQVIANDIVGYITSPDAVVLDYACGEALSATKVANACARLYLAEPAPGVRGRLVARFAHDTRIRVRSLDDLKNMEADSIDLVVMNSVAQYMTPQELDNAFDVIHRLLKPTGRFVLGDILRPEVGMPRDVVALLRFAATHGFLRDALIGLASTALSDYRQLRTKIGLQRYREDEMVAKLGAAGFSATRAPRNIGHNPWRMTFVAHH, encoded by the coding sequence ATGGATGAATGGATCGATTATTACGATTCCACGCATACGATCTATGCAAGCCGACTGCACCGCGACCTGCATTTCCAGGTCATCGCAAACGACATCGTCGGCTACATCACCTCACCCGATGCGGTGGTGCTGGACTATGCCTGCGGCGAAGCGCTGTCGGCCACCAAGGTCGCCAATGCCTGCGCCCGGCTCTATCTGGCGGAGCCGGCGCCCGGCGTCCGCGGGCGCCTGGTCGCGCGTTTCGCGCACGACACCAGGATCCGCGTTCGCTCGCTCGATGATCTGAAGAACATGGAGGCGGATTCGATCGACCTCGTGGTGATGAACTCGGTGGCGCAATACATGACGCCGCAGGAGCTCGACAACGCATTCGACGTGATCCACCGCCTGCTGAAACCGACGGGCCGCTTCGTGCTCGGCGACATCCTGCGGCCTGAGGTCGGCATGCCCAGGGACGTCGTGGCGCTGCTGCGCTTTGCGGCGACCCACGGCTTCCTGCGCGATGCCTTGATCGGACTGGCCTCAACCGCCCTGTCCGATTACCGGCAGTTGCGCACCAAGATCGGGCTGCAGCGCTACCGCGAGGACGAGATGGTCGCGAAGCTCGGCGCCGCGGGGTTCAGCGCAACGCGCGCGCCGCGCAACATCGGACACAATCCGTGGCGAATGACGTTCGTGGCGCATCACTGA
- a CDS encoding Dps family protein has product MSKAKTDKISPDLDTPSDLPQAAVDTISASLNTLLADAFALYLKTKNFHWHVSGRHFHDYHLLLDEQSDAIFATTDQLAERVRKLGGATLKSIGEIARHQTIKDNDEAYVPPREMLRELMEDNKHMAAAMRKAHKIADDHEDSGTAGLLETFIDETERRTWFLFEASRQEGSNAA; this is encoded by the coding sequence GTGAGCAAAGCCAAGACCGACAAGATCTCTCCCGATCTCGACACGCCGAGCGACCTGCCGCAGGCTGCGGTGGACACCATCTCGGCCTCGCTCAATACGCTGCTGGCCGACGCCTTCGCGCTTTACCTCAAGACCAAGAATTTCCACTGGCACGTCAGCGGCCGGCATTTCCATGATTACCATCTGTTGCTGGACGAGCAGTCGGATGCGATCTTCGCCACCACCGACCAGCTCGCCGAGCGGGTCCGCAAGCTCGGCGGTGCGACGCTGAAGTCGATCGGCGAGATCGCCAGGCATCAGACCATCAAGGACAATGACGAGGCCTATGTCCCGCCGCGCGAGATGCTGCGCGAGTTGATGGAGGACAACAAGCATATGGCGGCTGCGATGCGCAAGGCGCACAAGATCGCCGACGACCACGAGGATTCCGGCACCGCGGGCCTGCTCGAAACCTTCATCGACGAAACCGAGCGGCGCACCTGGTTCCTGTTCGAGGCAAGCCGCCAGGAAGGCAGCAACGCGGCGTAG
- a CDS encoding cupin domain-containing protein: protein MPVVRSDADPLALVFQDDGLVPNNPMPFLVYRGAVDVSKNPEATIEQLFGGNGWGAMWRNGVYDFTHYHATVHEALGVARGSARVQFGGAHGRALEITAGDVAILPAGTGHHCLASSDDFSVVGAYPPGPPMDLQRPTPESHAKALTTIPQVAIPATDPVMGKDGPLVRLWKR from the coding sequence ATGCCGGTCGTCAGGTCCGATGCTGACCCCCTCGCCCTTGTCTTTCAGGACGACGGGCTGGTGCCGAACAATCCGATGCCGTTCCTGGTCTACAGGGGCGCGGTCGACGTCAGCAAAAATCCCGAGGCCACGATCGAGCAGCTGTTCGGTGGCAATGGCTGGGGCGCGATGTGGCGCAACGGCGTCTACGACTTCACGCATTATCACGCCACGGTGCACGAGGCGCTCGGCGTCGCCCGCGGCAGCGCGCGCGTGCAATTCGGCGGCGCGCACGGCCGAGCGCTGGAGATCACAGCCGGCGACGTCGCGATCCTGCCGGCCGGCACCGGGCATCATTGCCTGGCCTCGAGCGACGATTTCAGCGTGGTCGGCGCCTATCCGCCGGGCCCGCCGATGGATCTGCAACGGCCGACGCCGGAGAGCCACGCCAAGGCGTTGACGACGATCCCGCAGGTCGCGATCCCCGCGACCGATCCGGTGATGGGCAAGGATGGACCGCTGGTGAGGCTGTGGAAGCGGTGA
- a CDS encoding mandelate racemase/muconate lactonizing enzyme family protein: MMSANSDMTIRDIRVTMLRLPWADDRWLKGAALGETRDILICEVETAGGITGMGYLFVFRPAMKSIAACLDECIIPRVKGKDATAIEAIWRDLWTATMTYGRGGIAAMAMSALDIALWDAVGKRAGLPLHRLWGHYRSEIPIYGSGCFRGAGGDGMIEKALHFVKQGYKAIKMQVAHVHTPAQDLDNVRRMREALGPDIDIMIDVNMGWSADVAIEMGRKFEKYDIYWLEEPVPADDFAGYQRIAAALDMRVVGGETHFTRYDLRPFFLNPCLPILQPDPMRGGMTDLRKIAALADTFGITIAPHLFPELNVHLLASIPNGIWCENMALIDDLWVDPPEIANGMITAPERPGHGLRFRDEVLKFKI; this comes from the coding sequence ATGATGTCAGCCAACTCAGACATGACCATCCGCGACATCCGTGTCACGATGCTGCGGCTGCCCTGGGCCGATGATCGCTGGCTGAAGGGCGCAGCGCTGGGTGAGACGCGCGACATCCTGATCTGCGAGGTCGAGACCGCGGGCGGCATCACCGGCATGGGCTATCTGTTCGTGTTCCGCCCGGCGATGAAGTCGATCGCGGCCTGTCTGGACGAGTGCATCATCCCGCGCGTGAAGGGCAAGGACGCCACCGCGATCGAGGCGATCTGGCGCGATCTGTGGACGGCGACGATGACCTATGGCCGCGGCGGCATCGCCGCGATGGCGATGTCGGCGCTCGACATCGCGCTGTGGGATGCGGTGGGGAAACGCGCCGGCCTGCCGCTGCACCGGCTGTGGGGGCATTATCGCTCCGAAATCCCGATCTATGGCTCCGGCTGCTTCCGAGGCGCGGGCGGCGACGGCATGATCGAGAAGGCGCTGCATTTCGTGAAGCAGGGCTACAAGGCGATCAAGATGCAGGTCGCCCATGTTCACACGCCCGCGCAAGACCTCGACAATGTGCGCCGCATGCGCGAGGCGCTCGGGCCCGACATCGACATCATGATCGATGTCAACATGGGCTGGAGCGCCGATGTCGCCATCGAGATGGGACGCAAGTTCGAGAAATACGATATCTACTGGCTCGAGGAGCCGGTGCCGGCGGACGATTTCGCCGGCTATCAGCGTATCGCGGCGGCGCTCGACATGCGCGTCGTCGGTGGCGAGACCCATTTCACGCGCTACGATCTGCGGCCGTTCTTCCTCAATCCCTGCCTGCCGATCCTGCAGCCCGATCCGATGCGCGGCGGCATGACCGACCTGCGCAAGATCGCAGCGCTCGCGGACACCTTCGGCATCACCATCGCGCCGCATCTGTTTCCCGAACTCAATGTGCACCTGCTGGCTTCGATTCCGAACGGCATCTGGTGCGAGAACATGGCGCTGATCGACGACCTCTGGGTTGATCCGCCGGAGATTGCCAACGGCATGATCACGGCGCCGGAACGGCCCGGGCACGGGCTCAGATTCAGGGACGAGGTGCTGAAGTTCAAAATCTAG
- a CDS encoding PaaI family thioesterase, with the protein MTDSAAPKPEYGVSSLDVMASMSGLDFVRGIFARTLPEPPIMENVAPFDCTAETGHVVIHSVPGLRHYNPIGSVHGGYAAILLDSAMGLAVQTTLPKGFGYTTLEFKISFVRGMSQDTGTIRTEGQVLNAGRRVATAEARITGDRGKLIAHATATCLVFELPRNG; encoded by the coding sequence ATGACCGACAGCGCCGCCCCGAAGCCCGAATACGGTGTCTCGTCGCTGGATGTGATGGCGTCGATGTCCGGGCTCGACTTCGTGCGCGGCATCTTCGCCCGCACCCTGCCGGAGCCGCCGATCATGGAGAACGTCGCCCCGTTCGACTGCACCGCCGAGACCGGCCATGTCGTGATCCACAGCGTGCCGGGCCTGCGCCACTACAACCCGATCGGCTCGGTGCATGGAGGCTACGCCGCGATCCTGCTGGATTCCGCGATGGGGCTCGCGGTGCAGACCACCCTGCCGAAGGGTTTTGGCTACACCACGCTGGAGTTCAAGATCTCCTTTGTCCGCGGCATGAGCCAGGACACCGGGACGATCCGCACCGAGGGCCAGGTGCTCAATGCCGGCCGTCGCGTCGCAACCGCTGAAGCGCGCATCACCGGCGACAGGGGCAAGCTGATCGCACATGCCACGGCAACCTGCCTGGTGTTCGAACTTCCCAGGAATGGCTGA
- the carA gene encoding glutamine-hydrolyzing carbamoyl-phosphate synthase small subunit — translation MTTPENAPAWPDHKPTALLVLADGTVLEGFGLGAEGHAVGEVCFNTAMTGYEEILTDPSYAGQIITFTFPHIGNVGTNEEDIETVNMAATPGARGVILRSAITDPSNYRATRHLDQWLKARGIIGLSGIDTRALTALIRSKGMPNAVIAHARSGEFDLHGLKEEAREWPGLEGMDLVPMVTSGQRFTWDETPWAWGKGFGQQTAPEFNVVAIDYGIKRNILRLLAGVGCKVTVVPATTTAEDILAMKPDGVFLSNGPGDPAATGKYAVPVIQKVINSGTPTFGICLGHQMLGLAVGAKTMKMHQGHHGANHPVKDETTGKVEITSMNHGFAVDQATLPKGTTQTHISLFDGSNCGIALDGKPVFSVQYHPEASPGPRDSHYLFQRFADLMRQNKPAA, via the coding sequence ATGACAACCCCTGAAAACGCTCCCGCCTGGCCGGACCATAAACCGACCGCGCTCCTTGTGCTCGCCGATGGCACCGTGCTGGAAGGTTTTGGCCTCGGCGCGGAAGGCCACGCCGTTGGCGAGGTCTGCTTCAACACCGCAATGACCGGCTATGAGGAGATCCTCACCGATCCGTCCTATGCCGGCCAGATTATCACCTTCACCTTCCCGCATATCGGCAATGTCGGTACCAACGAGGAAGATATCGAGACGGTGAACATGGCCGCGACGCCGGGTGCGCGCGGCGTGATCCTGCGCTCGGCGATCACGGATCCTTCGAACTACCGCGCCACCCGCCACCTCGACCAGTGGTTGAAGGCCCGCGGCATCATCGGCCTCTCCGGCATCGACACCCGCGCGCTGACCGCGCTGATCCGCTCCAAGGGCATGCCCAACGCCGTGATCGCGCATGCCAGGAGCGGCGAATTCGACCTGCACGGCCTGAAGGAAGAGGCGCGCGAATGGCCTGGCCTCGAGGGCATGGACCTGGTGCCGATGGTCACCTCCGGCCAGCGCTTCACATGGGATGAAACGCCCTGGGCGTGGGGTAAAGGCTTCGGCCAGCAGACCGCTCCGGAATTCAACGTGGTCGCGATCGACTACGGCATCAAGCGCAACATCCTGCGTCTGCTCGCCGGCGTCGGCTGCAAGGTGACCGTGGTGCCGGCGACGACGACGGCCGAGGACATCCTGGCGATGAAGCCGGACGGCGTGTTCCTGTCGAACGGCCCCGGCGATCCGGCCGCGACCGGCAAATATGCGGTGCCGGTGATCCAGAAAGTGATCAATTCGGGCACACCGACCTTCGGCATCTGCCTCGGCCACCAGATGCTCGGCCTCGCCGTCGGCGCCAAGACCATGAAGATGCATCAGGGCCATCATGGCGCCAACCACCCGGTCAAGGACGAGACCACCGGCAAGGTCGAGATCACCTCAATGAACCACGGCTTCGCGGTGGACCAGGCGACGCTCCCGAAGGGCACGACCCAGACCCATATCTCGCTGTTCGACGGCTCCAATTGCGGCATCGCGCTCGACGGCAAGCCGGTGTTCTCGGTGCAGTACCACCCCGAGGCCTCGCCCGGCCCGCGCGATTCGCACTATCTGTTCCAGCGTTTTGCCGATCTGATGCGGCAGAACAAGCCCGCGGCTTAG
- a CDS encoding alpha/beta fold hydrolase, with protein MDNTMPILLVPGLICSPRIFAPVIPALWRFGPVTVANHVRDDNMGAIARRILAEAPPRFALAGHSMGGYIAFEIMRQAPERVAKLALMSTQARADTPEATARRRGMIERAKGGQYRSVVDELYPGFVHPSRQGDASLRQIVNDMSEDVGAEAFIRQQNAVLGRPDSRPSMAWIKCPTLVLTSDTDNTVPNALSDEMANGIPGAKLVVLANCGHLPQLEQPQACADALVEWLRN; from the coding sequence ATGGACAACACGATGCCGATCCTGCTCGTCCCGGGCCTCATCTGCTCGCCCCGGATTTTTGCCCCGGTTATCCCGGCGCTGTGGCGGTTCGGGCCGGTCACGGTCGCCAACCACGTCAGGGACGACAATATGGGGGCGATCGCCCGCCGCATCCTGGCCGAGGCGCCGCCGCGCTTCGCGCTCGCCGGGCACTCGATGGGCGGCTACATCGCCTTCGAGATCATGCGGCAGGCGCCGGAGCGGGTTGCGAAACTGGCGCTGATGAGCACCCAGGCGAGGGCCGACACGCCGGAAGCGACCGCCCGCCGCCGCGGCATGATCGAGCGGGCGAAGGGCGGCCAGTACCGGAGCGTGGTCGACGAGCTCTATCCCGGCTTCGTGCATCCGTCGCGGCAGGGCGACGCAAGCCTGCGCCAGATTGTAAACGACATGAGCGAGGACGTCGGCGCCGAGGCCTTCATCCGCCAGCAAAACGCGGTGCTCGGCCGGCCGGATTCGCGGCCGAGCATGGCCTGGATCAAGTGCCCGACCCTGGTGCTGACGTCAGATACCGACAACACCGTTCCGAACGCGCTGTCGGACGAGATGGCCAACGGCATTCCCGGGGCTAAGCTCGTTGTGCTCGCCAATTGCGGTCATCTTCCGCAGTTGGAGCAGCCGCAGGCCTGCGCCGACGCGCTGGTCGAATGGTTGCGCAACTAG
- a CDS encoding GatB/YqeY domain-containing protein has product MLRDDINTAVKEAMKAKDERKLSTLRMVNSTIKNADIDARGQGKPPLSDADLLSVLQKMIKQRQESVELYDKGGRAELAAQEREEIAVISAYLPKQMSDDDVKAAISAIIAETGAAGIKDMGKVIGALKAKYAGQMDFGKASGLVKAALAG; this is encoded by the coding sequence ATGCTGCGCGACGACATCAATACTGCGGTCAAGGAAGCGATGAAGGCAAAGGACGAGCGCAAGCTCTCCACGCTGCGCATGGTCAATTCGACCATCAAGAACGCCGACATCGATGCGCGCGGGCAGGGCAAGCCGCCGCTGTCCGATGCCGACCTCCTCAGCGTGTTGCAGAAAATGATCAAGCAGCGTCAGGAGTCGGTCGAGCTCTACGACAAGGGTGGCCGCGCCGAGCTCGCCGCGCAGGAGCGTGAGGAGATCGCCGTGATCTCCGCCTATCTGCCGAAGCAGATGTCCGACGACGACGTGAAGGCCGCGATCTCGGCCATCATCGCCGAGACCGGTGCCGCCGGGATCAAGGACATGGGCAAGGTGATCGGCGCGTTGAAGGCGAAATACGCCGGCCAGATGGATTTCGGCAAGGCCAGCGGCCTGGTGAAGGCGGCGCTCGCGGGCTAG
- a CDS encoding FAD-dependent oxidoreductase, translating into MSDQQAPPAGPDLTQGVTLSEFSGAVLLGHVDDQQVLLVRSGAEIFAIDAHCSHYHGPLAEGLVDGEIIRCPWHHACFDVRTGEARHAPAFNPLAVWKVEQQGDRILVREKREQPKPRVKGPVDAPGRIVIVGGGAAGFAAAEMLRRQDYRGSIVMLSGEAAPPVDRPNLSKDFLAGSAPEDWLPLKPDNFYADAAIELKLRTEVKSIDAGRRNVVLAGGETIPYDRLLLATGAEPVRLPIPGADQPHVHVLRTLEDCRAIIASASGARRAVVIGASFIGLEVAASLRAREIEVHVVGLEQRPMERVLGPDMGDFVRALHEEHGVVFHLGDTVTAIAGKRARLQSGPVLDADLVVVGVGVKPRLALAEAAGLAIDRGVKVDAYLQTSVSGIYAAGDIARWPDRHSGENIRVEHWVVAERQGQTAARNMLGHREVFDAVPFFWSQHYDVPINYVGHAEQWDEIAVDGSIGGRDCVLRYKRGGRVLAVASIYRDLESLKVEVAMERAAA; encoded by the coding sequence ATGTCCGATCAACAAGCCCCGCCAGCCGGTCCCGATCTCACCCAAGGCGTCACTCTGAGCGAATTCTCCGGCGCGGTCCTGTTGGGCCATGTCGACGATCAACAGGTGCTTCTGGTGCGCTCGGGAGCCGAGATTTTTGCCATCGACGCCCATTGCAGCCATTATCACGGGCCGCTCGCCGAGGGCCTCGTCGACGGCGAGATCATCCGCTGCCCGTGGCACCATGCCTGCTTCGATGTGCGAACCGGAGAGGCGAGACATGCGCCGGCCTTCAATCCGCTCGCGGTCTGGAAGGTTGAGCAACAGGGCGATCGCATTCTCGTGCGCGAGAAGCGCGAGCAGCCGAAACCCCGCGTCAAGGGCCCGGTCGATGCGCCCGGCAGGATCGTGATTGTCGGCGGAGGCGCGGCAGGGTTTGCCGCTGCCGAGATGCTGCGACGGCAGGATTATCGAGGCAGCATCGTCATGCTGAGCGGCGAGGCCGCGCCGCCGGTGGATCGGCCGAACCTGTCAAAGGACTTCCTCGCGGGCAGCGCGCCGGAAGACTGGCTGCCGCTGAAGCCGGACAATTTCTATGCTGACGCGGCGATCGAGCTAAAACTCAGGACCGAGGTCAAGTCGATCGACGCCGGCCGCCGCAATGTCGTGCTCGCCGGCGGCGAAACGATTCCCTATGACCGGTTGCTGTTGGCGACCGGTGCTGAGCCGGTGCGGTTGCCGATCCCGGGTGCGGACCAGCCCCACGTTCACGTGCTGCGTACCCTCGAAGATTGTCGCGCGATCATCGCCTCGGCCAGCGGAGCACGCCGCGCGGTTGTGATCGGTGCCAGCTTCATCGGGCTCGAGGTTGCGGCCTCGTTGCGCGCGAGGGAGATCGAGGTTCACGTGGTCGGGCTGGAACAGCGGCCGATGGAGCGCGTGCTCGGGCCTGACATGGGTGATTTCGTCCGCGCGCTGCACGAAGAGCATGGCGTCGTATTCCACCTCGGTGACACCGTGACCGCGATCGCGGGCAAGCGCGCGCGCCTGCAGAGTGGGCCCGTACTCGATGCCGATCTCGTCGTGGTCGGTGTCGGCGTGAAGCCGCGGCTGGCGCTGGCGGAAGCAGCTGGGCTCGCAATCGATCGCGGCGTGAAAGTGGACGCCTATCTCCAGACCAGTGTGTCCGGCATCTACGCGGCCGGCGATATCGCGCGCTGGCCCGATCGGCACAGCGGCGAGAATATCCGGGTCGAGCACTGGGTGGTGGCCGAGCGCCAGGGCCAGACCGCCGCGCGGAATATGCTTGGGCATCGCGAGGTCTTCGACGCGGTGCCGTTCTTCTGGAGCCAGCATTACGACGTGCCGATCAACTATGTCGGCCACGCCGAACAGTGGGACGAGATCGCGGTGGACGGCAGCATTGGCGGGAGGGATTGCGTGCTCCGCTACAAGCGAGGCGGGCGCGTGCTCGCGGTCGCGTCGATCTATCGCGACCTCGAAAGTCTTAAGGTCGAGGTCGCAATGGAGCGGGCGGCAGCCTGA